One genomic region from Sorangium aterium encodes:
- a CDS encoding DNA-binding protein → MNNVETEIKSHVDAFVSQLSGLVRKAALEAVANALRGEGQPVAAAAAPRKVGRAKAAPQQPAEVKKAVGRPARAAKPTRKKGEKRSKEELAAMTQKVLEHIRSNSGQGVEQIAKDLGTTTKELTLPIRKLLVEKKITSKGEKRATKYFSR, encoded by the coding sequence ATGAACAACGTCGAAACCGAGATCAAAAGCCACGTTGATGCATTCGTCTCTCAGCTGAGCGGACTTGTCCGCAAAGCGGCTCTCGAGGCTGTCGCCAACGCCCTGCGAGGCGAGGGCCAGCCGGTCGCTGCGGCCGCCGCGCCGCGCAAGGTGGGTCGGGCCAAGGCCGCTCCTCAGCAGCCTGCGGAGGTCAAGAAGGCGGTCGGTCGCCCCGCTCGCGCTGCGAAGCCTACCCGCAAGAAGGGCGAGAAGCGCTCGAAGGAAGAGCTCGCCGCGATGACGCAGAAGGTCCTGGAGCACATCCGGAGCAACAGCGGCCAGGGCGTCGAGCAGATCGCCAAGGATCTGGGCACGACCACGAAGGAGCTGACCCTCCCGATTCGGAAGCTGCTCGTCGAGAAGAAGATCACGTCGAAAGGAGAGAAGCGGGCTACCAAGTACTTTTCCCGCTGA
- the uvrC gene encoding excinuclease ABC subunit UvrC, whose protein sequence is MVNPSAKQDPEALLAAKLASLPTTPGCYLFIDKAGAVVYVGKAKSLRSRVRSYFQESGSDARYFIPILRKIVADLETVVTATEKEAAVLENELVKQHKPRFNVKLRDDKDFLCLKLDTQKAWPMLETVRRPAPDKARYFGPYHSATSARRTLHLVNKHFQLRTCSDTEMASRRRPCLQYQIKRCLAPCVMDVDRELYTEMVRSVALFLEGRHDELTGELTTRMRDASRELEFERAAIYRDQLRAVEAVREAQRVVYVKDVDQDVVGIYREGTLVEVEVILVRRGRVADTLSFSLRNMELPDDEVLGGFLNEYYGVASTTIPDEVLVPVLPDGAEGVAEWLGDRRGRKVALFVPQRGPRVDLLKMASENAAHAFREKQRSSDDLEARLEELRERLRLPTLPRRIECCDISHLGGGDTVGSIVALLDGQPDKKRYRSFNVKSVADGDDYAAMYEVLSRRFRRGKAARQASPASTAESEAALGAEGAPESDVMEGVAESDMMEGVAESDMMESDPAESDALESDAMEGDVAEEDIGLATASDATPQTEGTQVSAAAERESAGSGGDVSRSAEAGGGEWDLPDLFVVDGGRGQLQVALSAARDLGLHGLPIVGLAKERETQTGEKLVDRVYLPGQKNGIPLRSTSSALFFLARARDEAHRFANHARKRLGKARRLRSAIEDIPGLGSAVRTALLRELGSMEGVRRATDAQILAVTGVTKRHLSALRKVIPSPESSQPDAPAEDTGDLSKARGLTR, encoded by the coding sequence GTGGTCAACCCGAGCGCCAAGCAGGATCCCGAAGCCCTCCTCGCCGCCAAGCTCGCGTCGCTCCCGACGACGCCGGGCTGCTATCTGTTCATCGACAAGGCCGGCGCCGTCGTCTACGTCGGCAAGGCGAAGAGCCTGCGCTCGCGCGTCCGCAGCTACTTTCAGGAGAGCGGAAGCGACGCCAGGTACTTCATCCCGATACTCCGGAAGATCGTGGCCGATCTGGAGACGGTGGTCACCGCCACCGAGAAGGAAGCGGCCGTACTCGAGAACGAGCTCGTCAAGCAGCACAAGCCGCGGTTCAACGTCAAGCTGCGTGACGACAAGGACTTCCTTTGCCTCAAGCTCGACACGCAGAAGGCGTGGCCGATGCTCGAGACGGTCCGCCGTCCCGCCCCGGACAAGGCGCGCTATTTCGGGCCCTACCACTCGGCGACGAGCGCGCGGCGGACGCTCCACCTGGTCAACAAGCACTTCCAGCTCCGCACCTGCTCCGATACCGAGATGGCGTCGCGCCGGCGCCCCTGCCTGCAGTACCAGATCAAGCGTTGCCTCGCGCCCTGCGTGATGGATGTCGACCGGGAGCTCTATACGGAGATGGTCCGCTCGGTCGCGCTCTTCCTCGAAGGGCGCCACGACGAGCTCACGGGCGAGCTCACCACGCGAATGCGGGACGCGTCGCGGGAGCTCGAGTTCGAGCGCGCCGCCATCTACCGCGATCAGCTCCGGGCGGTCGAGGCGGTGCGCGAGGCCCAGCGCGTCGTCTACGTGAAGGACGTCGATCAAGACGTGGTGGGCATCTACCGCGAGGGGACGCTCGTGGAGGTCGAGGTGATCTTGGTGCGGAGGGGGCGCGTCGCAGACACGCTGTCCTTCTCGCTCCGCAACATGGAGCTGCCGGACGACGAGGTGCTCGGCGGCTTCCTGAACGAGTACTATGGCGTCGCGTCCACCACGATCCCCGATGAGGTCCTCGTGCCGGTGTTGCCAGACGGCGCGGAGGGCGTTGCGGAGTGGCTCGGCGATCGGCGCGGCCGCAAGGTGGCGCTCTTCGTGCCTCAGCGCGGGCCCCGCGTCGATCTGCTCAAGATGGCGAGCGAGAACGCAGCTCACGCGTTCCGGGAGAAGCAACGGAGCTCGGACGATCTCGAGGCCCGGCTCGAGGAGCTCAGGGAGCGCCTTCGTCTCCCGACGCTCCCGCGTCGCATCGAGTGCTGCGACATCTCGCATCTCGGCGGCGGCGACACGGTGGGATCGATCGTGGCGCTCCTCGATGGTCAGCCGGACAAGAAGCGCTACCGCAGCTTCAACGTGAAGAGCGTGGCCGACGGCGACGACTACGCCGCGATGTACGAGGTGCTCTCACGGCGCTTCCGCCGCGGAAAGGCCGCCCGGCAGGCGAGCCCCGCGTCCACCGCAGAGAGCGAGGCCGCCCTCGGCGCCGAAGGCGCGCCCGAGAGCGACGTGATGGAGGGCGTCGCCGAGAGCGACATGATGGAAGGCGTCGCCGAGAGCGACATGATGGAGAGCGATCCGGCGGAGAGCGACGCGCTCGAGAGCGATGCGATGGAGGGCGACGTCGCTGAGGAGGACATCGGCTTGGCAACAGCGAGCGACGCTACGCCGCAGACGGAAGGGACGCAGGTGTCCGCTGCCGCGGAGCGGGAGAGCGCCGGCTCGGGGGGTGATGTGTCGAGGAGCGCCGAGGCCGGCGGAGGCGAGTGGGATCTTCCAGATCTGTTCGTCGTCGATGGTGGGCGCGGCCAGCTCCAGGTAGCGCTGTCGGCGGCGCGCGATCTCGGCCTGCACGGCCTCCCGATCGTCGGCCTGGCGAAGGAGCGGGAGACGCAGACCGGAGAGAAGCTCGTCGACCGCGTCTACCTGCCTGGCCAGAAGAACGGTATCCCGCTCCGATCGACGAGCTCCGCCCTCTTCTTCCTGGCGCGCGCGCGCGACGAGGCGCACCGCTTCGCAAACCACGCACGCAAGCGGCTAGGCAAGGCGCGGCGCCTCCGGTCCGCGATCGAGGACATCCCAGGGCTTGGCAGCGCGGTGAGGACGGCGCTCCTCCGGGAGCTCGGTTCCATGGAAGGAGTGCGCCGCGCGACGGACGCTCAGATCCTGGCGGTGACAGGGGTCACCAAGCGACACCTGTCCGCGCTGCGCAAGGTCATCCCGTCTCCCGAGTCCTCACAGCCCGACGCGCCGGCCGAGGACACCGGCGATCTCTCCAAGGCTCGCGGGCTCACGCGCTGA
- a CDS encoding serine/threonine-protein kinase: MGEVRAGHTLGRYELLVPIALGGMASVWAARTGGQLPRIVAVKLLRAELSDDPDFEAMFLDEATLVSQIHHPNVAETIDVGEEDGVLYQVMELIDGEPLNLVLRESKARGGLPLPFALRIVAEAALGLHAAHELRGRDGKPVGLVHRDVSPQNILVGYDGSVKILDFGVAKAASNLQRTQVGQVKGKYAYMSPEQAGSEPIDRRTDVFTLGIVFYQLVTGRHPFHAENDPATVRRICDKAAAEPPQTLVPSLPEDVGRIIMRMLAKPREERFASMAELRRSIEQLSPATPIATSDELAALMQQMLGPRGERRRAAIQEAMQIARERAIDPDYPQSQQSSPHAAAQPGRSSAERGAAAPQGAPPAPPTSEEGHARRWLVPATVGLVVLVVLAGALLLRSSPHGGPPRQRGSLLVPRAGSIEDPLLRAARAASKAPRGGADATRAAP, translated from the coding sequence ATGGGAGAAGTACGCGCTGGCCACACGCTCGGTCGCTATGAGCTCCTCGTCCCCATCGCGCTCGGGGGCATGGCCTCGGTGTGGGCCGCTCGAACGGGCGGCCAGCTCCCCAGGATCGTCGCCGTCAAGCTGCTGCGCGCCGAGCTGAGCGACGATCCCGACTTCGAGGCGATGTTCCTCGACGAGGCCACCCTGGTCTCGCAGATCCATCACCCGAACGTCGCGGAGACCATCGATGTGGGCGAGGAGGACGGCGTTCTCTACCAGGTGATGGAGCTCATCGACGGCGAGCCGCTCAACCTGGTTCTCCGCGAGAGCAAGGCGCGCGGCGGCCTGCCGCTCCCCTTCGCGCTCCGCATCGTGGCCGAGGCGGCCCTCGGCCTGCACGCCGCGCACGAGCTGCGCGGCCGCGACGGCAAGCCCGTCGGCCTCGTCCACCGCGACGTCTCGCCGCAAAACATCCTGGTCGGATACGACGGGTCGGTGAAGATCCTCGACTTCGGCGTCGCCAAGGCCGCCTCGAACCTGCAGCGAACCCAGGTCGGCCAGGTGAAGGGCAAGTACGCGTACATGTCGCCGGAGCAGGCCGGCAGCGAGCCCATCGATCGCCGCACCGACGTGTTCACGCTCGGGATCGTCTTCTATCAGCTCGTGACCGGCAGGCACCCCTTCCACGCCGAGAACGATCCCGCGACGGTGCGCCGCATCTGCGACAAGGCGGCAGCCGAGCCGCCGCAGACCCTCGTCCCGTCGCTCCCGGAGGACGTCGGGCGCATCATCATGAGGATGCTCGCGAAGCCGAGGGAGGAGCGCTTCGCCTCGATGGCCGAGCTGCGCCGCTCCATCGAGCAGCTGTCGCCCGCGACGCCGATCGCCACCTCGGATGAGCTCGCCGCGCTGATGCAGCAGATGCTCGGCCCGCGCGGCGAGCGGCGGCGCGCCGCGATCCAGGAGGCCATGCAGATCGCGCGCGAGCGCGCGATCGACCCCGACTATCCGCAGTCACAGCAGAGCTCGCCGCACGCCGCCGCCCAGCCCGGGCGCTCGAGCGCTGAGCGCGGCGCCGCCGCGCCGCAGGGCGCTCCGCCGGCGCCGCCGACGTCCGAGGAGGGCCATGCGCGGCGCTGGCTCGTCCCTGCGACGGTCGGCCTCGTGGTCCTCGTGGTGCTCGCGGGCGCGCTCCTGCTGCGCTCCTCGCCGCATGGCGGCCCGCCGCGCCAACGGGGCTCTCTGCTCGTGCCCAGGGCGGGCTCGATCGAGGATCCGCTCCTCAGGGCCGCGCGCGCCGCATCCAAGGCGCCCCGCGGCGGCGCCGACGCGACGCGCGCCGCACCGTAG
- a CDS encoding VanW family protein: MDLRRSPELWRFAALVAIFVTSGLVITYLVLPPPPDDGPKPPPVLRVAQVPVPTGGDVVANALDLVRRYATGEIRIVLPDGSARALRRNDLGVEINRVRLAEFVREALRPESALRRAHERAGDGDKRDEDAPLDIPIPLLLDSERAISKLLDLKVELDAPAVDAYVDLEARQLKPEKIGYRLDVYGTLARIDAALRAGEDTALASVETIPPKLVAEQLGNVKFDQVLGYFETRYATGGRSKERTYNLRLAASKLDGVVVMPGEIFDFNETVGPRDEAHGYRVAPVIAQGELVDGLGGGTCQISGTLHGAAFFAGLEIVERYPHSRPSYYIKLGLDATVVYPTINYRFRNPFDFPIVLHETVAGGVVRAEILGPSRKLTVTYFRRIDEVIPFEELERPTPKLPEGIRALAQRGIPGFRTTSSRVVRDGAYAVREKWSDSYPPTAQIIHVGSGPRDPEAKTADDNHPEYVADEYLVVTQGPDVRTPGVTGPEPGGGTVESREPGLTGERGWTERAGFGTFRAKGAERAEGESGRARGEDAPPAEGIAVMQAPGAAAPEGRGQRDPAGDEAKGGKGKKRRQNQKKTTTSDGG, translated from the coding sequence ATGGATCTTCGCCGCTCGCCGGAGCTCTGGCGGTTCGCCGCGCTGGTGGCGATCTTCGTCACGAGCGGCCTGGTCATCACCTACCTCGTGCTGCCGCCCCCGCCGGACGACGGCCCGAAGCCCCCGCCGGTCCTCCGCGTGGCGCAGGTGCCCGTGCCGACGGGCGGCGACGTGGTGGCGAACGCGCTCGACCTCGTGCGCCGCTACGCGACCGGGGAGATCCGGATCGTGCTCCCCGACGGCTCCGCGCGCGCGCTCCGCCGCAACGATCTCGGCGTCGAGATCAACCGGGTCCGCCTCGCCGAGTTCGTGCGCGAGGCGCTCCGCCCCGAGAGCGCGCTCCGCCGCGCGCACGAGCGGGCCGGCGATGGCGACAAGCGCGACGAGGACGCGCCGCTCGACATCCCGATCCCGCTCCTCCTCGACTCCGAGCGGGCGATCAGCAAGCTGCTCGACCTGAAGGTCGAGCTCGACGCCCCCGCGGTCGACGCGTATGTCGACCTCGAGGCGAGGCAGCTCAAACCCGAGAAGATCGGGTACCGGCTGGACGTCTACGGCACGCTCGCGCGCATCGACGCCGCTCTCCGGGCGGGCGAGGACACCGCGCTGGCCAGCGTCGAGACGATCCCGCCGAAGCTCGTCGCCGAGCAGCTCGGCAACGTCAAGTTCGATCAGGTGCTCGGCTACTTCGAGACGCGCTACGCGACCGGAGGGAGATCCAAGGAGAGGACGTACAACCTCAGGCTCGCCGCGTCCAAGCTCGACGGCGTGGTCGTCATGCCGGGCGAGATCTTCGACTTCAACGAGACGGTCGGCCCGCGCGACGAGGCGCACGGGTACCGCGTCGCTCCGGTCATCGCCCAGGGAGAGCTCGTCGACGGGCTCGGCGGCGGGACCTGCCAGATCTCGGGCACGCTCCACGGCGCCGCGTTCTTCGCGGGGCTCGAGATCGTCGAGCGCTACCCGCACTCCCGCCCGAGCTACTACATCAAGCTCGGCCTCGACGCGACCGTCGTCTACCCGACGATCAACTATCGCTTCAGGAACCCGTTCGACTTCCCGATCGTGCTCCACGAGACGGTGGCCGGCGGCGTCGTGCGCGCCGAGATCCTCGGGCCCTCGCGCAAGCTCACGGTCACGTACTTCCGTCGCATCGACGAGGTCATCCCGTTCGAGGAGCTGGAGCGCCCGACGCCGAAGCTGCCCGAAGGGATACGGGCGCTCGCTCAGCGCGGCATCCCCGGCTTCAGGACGACGAGCTCGCGGGTCGTCCGCGACGGCGCCTATGCGGTGCGGGAGAAGTGGAGCGACAGCTACCCGCCGACCGCGCAGATCATCCATGTCGGGAGCGGCCCGCGCGACCCGGAGGCCAAGACGGCCGACGACAATCACCCCGAGTACGTCGCGGACGAGTACCTCGTCGTCACGCAGGGGCCGGACGTCCGCACGCCGGGCGTGACCGGCCCCGAGCCGGGCGGCGGCACCGTCGAGAGCCGCGAGCCCGGGCTCACGGGCGAGCGCGGCTGGACCGAGCGCGCGGGGTTCGGCACGTTCCGCGCGAAGGGGGCGGAGCGCGCCGAAGGGGAAAGCGGCCGCGCGCGCGGCGAGGACGCGCCGCCCGCCGAGGGGATCGCCGTCATGCAGGCCCCGGGCGCGGCCGCGCCAGAAGGCCGTGGCCAGCGGGACCCCGCGGGGGACGAGGCGAAGGGCGGCAAGGGCAAGAAGCGACGCCAGAACCAGAAGAAGACGACGACGAGCGACGGCGGCTGA
- a CDS encoding tryptophan--tRNA ligase, with protein sequence MASTVLTGIKPTGTPHLGNFVGAIKPALALAGTASNALYFVADFHALNAIHDAQKLQSLVHEVAATWLALGLDPEKVIFYRQSDVPEIFELSWILSCFTAKGLMNRAHAYKAAVAKNMESRAGASGAAGVEDSDDLDAGINMGLYGYPVLMAADILLFKTNVVPVGKDQVQHIEIARDIAQRFNAIYGPTLVLPEARISAETAVIPGLDGRKMSKSYDNTIALFLPPEKLRKTIFKYKTDSSPPSEPKDPNTSPLFHLYREFATPEEAEALRGRYQSGIGWGEAKEAVFDVLNRALEEPRRRYADLMANPARVDALLLEGAQRARALASPTLHEVRRAVGAR encoded by the coding sequence ATGGCAAGCACCGTCCTCACCGGCATCAAGCCCACCGGAACGCCGCACCTCGGCAACTTCGTAGGGGCGATCAAGCCGGCGCTCGCGCTCGCAGGGACCGCGTCGAACGCGCTCTACTTCGTCGCCGACTTTCACGCGCTCAACGCGATCCACGACGCGCAGAAGCTCCAGAGCCTGGTCCACGAGGTCGCCGCGACATGGCTCGCGCTCGGCCTCGATCCCGAGAAGGTCATCTTCTACAGGCAATCCGACGTTCCGGAGATCTTCGAGCTGAGCTGGATCCTCTCCTGCTTCACGGCGAAGGGGCTCATGAACCGGGCCCACGCCTACAAGGCCGCTGTCGCCAAGAACATGGAGTCGCGGGCCGGAGCGTCGGGCGCCGCGGGCGTCGAGGACAGCGACGACCTCGACGCCGGGATCAACATGGGCCTCTATGGCTATCCGGTGCTGATGGCGGCCGACATCCTCCTGTTCAAGACGAATGTCGTGCCGGTGGGCAAGGACCAGGTCCAGCACATCGAGATCGCCCGCGATATCGCGCAGCGGTTCAACGCGATCTACGGCCCGACCCTCGTCCTGCCCGAGGCGCGCATCAGCGCCGAAACGGCGGTGATCCCGGGCCTCGACGGCCGCAAGATGAGCAAGAGCTACGACAACACCATCGCGCTCTTCCTGCCGCCGGAGAAGCTGCGCAAGACGATCTTCAAGTACAAGACGGACTCGTCGCCCCCGAGCGAGCCGAAGGATCCGAACACCTCGCCGCTCTTCCACCTCTACCGGGAGTTCGCCACGCCCGAAGAGGCGGAGGCGCTCCGCGGCCGCTACCAGAGCGGCATCGGCTGGGGCGAGGCGAAAGAGGCCGTGTTCGACGTGCTGAACCGCGCGCTCGAGGAGCCGCGGCGCCGCTACGCCGACCTCATGGCCAACCCGGCCCGCGTCGACGCCCTGCTCCTGGAAGGCGCCCAGCGCGCGCGGGCGCTCGCGAGCCCGACGCTCCACGAGGTACGCCGGGCGGTCGGCGCTCGCTGA